Proteins from a single region of Choloepus didactylus isolate mChoDid1 chromosome 10, mChoDid1.pri, whole genome shotgun sequence:
- the LOC119504616 gene encoding translation initiation factor IF-2-like → MPAAARDGRPGSGALRAPTGAAVAAATRARAELPAAPRPLPLLRGRRGGAGGPGRGAARARQLGAARPRPLSPGPAPGPPRPAPRHSGHPHPGAPAPLPATPRCSPSLGAGRRQAPWGFRLGSSERSGHCWDSEAWREPSRLVEMLRREVLQVSDSQLSGDGSGPTEVYPKSAEERRGLQV, encoded by the exons ATGCCCGCGGCCGCCCGGGACGGGCGCCCCGGCAGCGGCGCGCTGCGAGCCCCGACGGgcgcggcggtggcggcggctaCCCGGGCGCGGGCCGAGCTGCCCGCCGCGCCCCGCCCGCTCCCCTTATTGCGAGGGCGCAGGGGCGGGGCGGGCGGCCCGGGGAGGGGAGCGGCGCGCGCGCGGCAGCTAGGTGCGGCCCGCCCCCGCCCGCTGTCGCCGGGCCCCGCCCCcgggccgccccgccccgccccgcgacACTCCGGGCACCCCCACCCCGGAGCGCCGGCGCCACTGCCCGCCACCCCGAGGTGCTCCCCGAGCTTGGGAGCTGGGCGTCGCCAGGCCCCGTGGGGCTTCCGTCTGGGCTCGTCGGAGCGGTCGGGGCACTGCTGGGACTCAGAGGCTTGGAG AGAACCTTCTAGGCTGGTGGAGATGCTGAGAAGAGAGGTGCTGCaagtcagtgattctcaactAAGTGGGGATGGCTCGGGTCCTACTGAAGTTTATCCCAAGAGTGCGGAGGAAAGAAGGGGATTGCAGGTTTGA